From the Brassica napus cultivar Da-Ae chromosome A8, Da-Ae, whole genome shotgun sequence genome, one window contains:
- the LOC106360357 gene encoding uncharacterized protein LOC106360357 produces the protein MINCFKDPLHVLMTVLLSTNDDDDGHEEAVVDDHRNDVREDSKGDAKEDECQVVCPTLTLTSSLRKVDSNKKEKEKKKVQWVDLMGIKELAEIREFETSGEDDIDSDGEKNCVCVIL, from the exons ATGATCAACTGTTTCAAAGACCCATTACATGTTTTGATGACTGTTTTGCTTT CCACTAATGATGACGATGATGGTCATGAAGAGGCTGTTGTGGATGATCATAGGAATGATGTTAGGGAAGACTCAAAAGGGGACGCAAAGGAAGACGAATGTCAAGTTGTTTGTCCTACTCTCACTCTGACAAGTAGTCTCAGAAAGGTGGATTCTAataagaaggagaaggagaagaagaaggtacAATGGGTGGATTTGATGGGGATAAAAGAGCTTGCTGAGATTCGAGAATTCGAAACCAG TGGAGAAGATGATATTGACTCTGATGGGGAGAAAAACTGTGTCTGTGTTATCCTTTGA
- the LOC125577232 gene encoding KIN17-like protein yields the protein MGKNDFLTPKAIANRMKAKGLQKLRWYCQMCQKQCRDENGFKCHCMSESHQRQMQVFGQNQRRVLQGYSEEFEKTFLDLMRRSHRFSRIAATVVYNEYINDRHHVHMNSTEWATLTEFIKYLGKTGKCKVEETPKGWFITYIDRDSETIFKERLKNKRVKSDLAEEEKQEREIQKQIERAKEGEGEGEEKKKGEDFGLKSGVVKVGFSLGGGAKQVVTTGESSKRVFEEEENERDEKKRKKGGDLEKERRSALDELMKEEERKKERMNRKPYWLFQGIVVKVMSKALADKGYYKQKGVVRKVIDDYVGEIEMIDSKHVLRVDQEELETVIPQIGGLVKIVNGAYRGSVAKLLGVDTEKFCAKVQIEKGVYEGRVIKSIEYEDICKLA from the coding sequence ATGGGCAAGAACGATTTCCTCACCCCGAAGGCGATCGCGAACCGCATGAAGGCGAAAGGGCTCCAGAAGCTCCGGTGGTACTGCCAGATGTGCCAGAAGCAGTGCCGCGACGAGAACGGGTTCAAGTGCCACTGCATGAGCGAGTCTCACCAGCGTCAGATGCAGGTCTTCGGCCAGAACCAGCGGCGCGTCCTCCAAGGCTACTCCGAGGAGTTCGAGAAGACCTTCCTCGATCTCATGCGTCGGAGCCACAGGTTCTCTCGCATCGCCGCCACCGTGGTGTACAACGAGTATATTAATGATAGGCACCATGTGCACATGAACTCGACGGAGTGGGCGACGCTGACGGAGTTTATAAAGTATTTGGGGAAGACGGGGAAGTGTAAGGTCGAGGAGACGCCTAAAGGGTGGTTTATTACTTATATTGATAGAGACTCGGAGACGATTTTTAAAGAGAGGTTGAAGAATAAGAGGGTGAAGAGTGACTTGGCTGAGGAGGAGAAGCAGGAGAGGGAGATTCAGAAACAGATTGAGAGAGCCAAGGAAGGTGAAGGTGAGggtgaggagaagaagaaaggtgaagACTTTGGGTTGAAGAGTGGTGTTGTTAAGGTTGGGTTTTCACTCGGTGGAGGGGCTAAACAGGTTGTTACTACGGGTGAGAGCTCGAAGCGTGTGTTTGAGGAGGAAGAGAATGAGAGAgatgagaagaagaggaagaaaggtGGAGACTTGGAGAAAGAGAGAAGGTCTGCTTTGGATGAGTTGATGAAGGAggaagagaggaagaaggagaggaTGAATCGCAAGCCTTACTGGCTGTTCCAAGGGATTGTTGTGAAGGTGATGAGTAAAGCTCTGGCGGATAAAGGGTACTATAAGCAGAAGGGGGTTGTGAGGAAGGTGATTGATGACTATGTTGGGGAGATTGAGATGATTGATTCGAAGCATGTGCTGCGAGTTGATCAGGAGGAGCTTGAGACTGTGATTCCACAGATTGGAGGGTTGGTGAAGATTGTGAATGGGGCGTATCGTGGTTCAGTTGCGAAGTTGTTGGGCGTGGATACGGAGAAGTTCTGTGCTAAAGTGCAGATTGAGAAAGGTGTCTATGAAGGGAGAGTCATCAAGTCCATTGAGTACGAGGATATATGCAAACTAGCTTAG
- the LOC125577229 gene encoding TATA-box-binding protein 2-like produces the protein MAEQGMEGSQPVDLMKHPSGIIPTLQNIVSTVNLDCKLDLKSIALQARNAEYNPKRFAAVIMRIREPKTTALIFASGKMVCTGAKSEHFSKLAARKYARIVQKLGFPAKFKDFKIQNIVGSCDVKFPIRLEGLAYSHSAFSSYEPELFPGLIYRMKQPKIVLLIFVSGKIVITGAKMREETYTAFENIYPVLTEFRKIQQ, from the exons ATGGCTGAACAAGGAATGGAGGGGAGTCAACCAGTTGACCTTATGAAGCATCCTTCAGGGATTATTCCAACTCTTCA aaaCATTGTCTCGACAGTGAACTTAGACTGCAAGCTTGATCTTAAATCCATAGCTTTGCAGGCTCGCAACGCTGAATATAACCCCAAG CGTTTTGCTGCAGTAATCATGAGGATAAGAGAGCCAAAGACTACAGCGTTGATCTTTGCTTCTGGGAAAATG GTGTGTACCGGAGCTAAGAGTGAACATTTTTCAAAGCTGGCTGCGAGAAAG tACGCTCGGATTGTTCAAAAGCTTGGCTTTCCTGCAAAGTTCAAG GATTTCAAGATTCAGAACATTGTAGGGTCTTGTGATGTCAAATTCCCCATTAGGCTTGAAGGTCTTGCATACTCTCACAGTGCTTTCTCAAGT TACGAGCCTGAGCTGTTCCCAGGACTGATATATAGGATGAAACAACCAAAGATTGTGCTACTGATTTTCGTGTCAGGGAAGATTGTTATAACTGGAGCCAAG ATGAGAGAAGAGACTTACACGGCCTTTGAGAATATCTACCCAGTTCTTACAGAGTTCAGGAAAATCCAGCAATGA
- the LOC125577231 gene encoding ruBisCO large subunit-binding protein subunit beta, chloroplastic isoform X1, translated as MLLCLCLVLLCWIRFCSKLFNIHFYEDFGEKMASTFTATSSIGSMVAPNAHKTDKKLMNKLSSSSFGRRQNVFPKLRRSSPAVVCAAKELHFNKDGTTIRKLQAGVNKLADLVGVTLGPKGRNVVLESKYGSPRIVNDGVTVAREVELEDPVENIGAKLVRQAAAKTNDLAGDGTTTSVVLAQGFIAEGVKVVAAGANPVLITRGIEKTAKALVAELKKMSKEVEDSELADVAAVSAGNNAEIGSMIAEAMSRVGRKGVVTLEEGKSAENALYVVEGMQFDRGYVSPYFVTDSEKMSVEFDNCKLLLVDKKITNARDLVGVLEDAIRGGYPILIIAEDIEQEALATLVVNKLRGTLKIAALKAPGFGERKSQYLDDIAILTGATVIREEVGLSLDKAGKEVLGHAAKVVLTKETSTIVGDGSTQDAVQKRVTQIKNLIEQAEQDYEKEKLNERIAKLSGGVAVIQVGAQTETELKEKKLRVEDALNATKAAVEEGIVVGGGCTLLRLASKVDAIKAALDNDEEKVGADIVKRALSYPLKLIAKNAGVNGSVVSEKVLSNDNVKFGYNAATGKYEDLMAAGIIDPTKVVRCCLEHAASVAKTFLMSDCVVVEIKEPEPVPVGNPMDNSGYGY; from the exons ATGCTTCTGTGTCTATGTTTGGTGTTGTTATGTTGGATAAGATTTTGCTCTAAGCTTTTTAATATCCATTTCTATGAAGATTTTGG tgaaaagATGGCATCAACCTTCACTGCAACGTCTTCCATTGGCTCCATGGTTGCTCCAAATGCCCACAAAACGGATAAGAAGCTTATGAACAAGTTGTCTTCAAGCTCTTTCGGGAGGAGGCAGAACGTGTTCCCCAAGCTCAGAAGATCCAGTCCTGCAGTTGTATGTGCAGCCAAGGAGTTGCATTTCAACAAAGACGGGACTACCATCAGGAAGCTTCAA GCTGGTGTCAACAAGCTTGCAGACCTTGTTGGTGTTACACTTGGACCTAAAGGGCGAAATGTTGTTCTTGAGAGCAAGTATGGATCGCCAAGAATTGTTAATGATGGTGTGACTGTTGCAAGGGAG GTTGAATTGGAAGACCCTGTTGAGAACATTGGTGCTAAACTTGTTAGGCAAGCAGCTGCCAAGACCAATGACCTGGCCGGTGATGGTACCACAACATCTGTGGTTCTTGCACAAGGTTTTATTGCTGAGGGTGTCAAG GTGGTGGCTGCTGGTGCAAACCCTGTATTGATCACTAGAGGCATTGAGAAGACAGCAAAGGCTTTGGTAGCCGAGCTCAAGAAAATGTCTAAAGAG GTTGAAGACAGTGAGCTTGCGGATGTGGCAGCTGTTAGTGCGGGTAACAATGCAGAAATTGGAAGTATGATCGCTGAAGCAATGAGCAGAGTGGGCAGGAAGGGTGTGGTGACACTTGAGGAGGGTAAAAGTGCCGAGAACGCTCTCTACGTAGTGGAAGGAATGCAGTTTGATCGCGGTTATGTCTCTCCTTACTTTGTGACAGACAGTGAGAAAATGTCAGTGGAGTTCGACAATTGCAAG TTGCTTCTTGTTGACAAGAAAATTACCAACGCAAGGGATCTTGTTGGTGTTCTGGAGGATGCAATTAGAGGAGGATACCCAATTTTAATTATCGCAGAAGACATTGAGCAGGAGGCGTTAGCGACCCTTGTTGTTAATAAGCTTAGAGGCACACTGAAGATTGCAGCTCTCAAAGCACCAGGATTTGGAGAGCGCAAGAGCCAATACCTTGATGATATTGCCATCCTCACTGGAG CGACTGTGATTCGTGAGGAAGTTGGTCTTTCACTTGACAAAGCTGGAAAAGAGGTTCTTGGACATGCAGCAAAGGTTGTCCTCACTAAGGAGACTTCGACCATTGTGGGTGATGGGAGCACACAAGACGCAGTGCAAAAGCGTGTTACACAAATTAAGAACCTTATTGAG CAAGCAGAGCAAGACTATGAGAAGGAAAAATTGAATGAGAGAATTGCAAAGCTCTCTGGTGGAGTTGCTGTGATTCAG GTCGGAGCACAAACTGAGACAGAACTCAAAGAGAAGAAACTGAGAGTTGAAGATGCTCTTAATGCTACAAag GCTGCTGTTGAGGAAGGAATTGTCGTTGGTGGTGGTTGTACTCTGCTTCGTCTTGCTTCCAAGGTTGATGCCATTAAAGCCGCCCTTGACAATGATGAAGAAAAG GTTGGAGCGGACATTGTGAAAAGAGCACTGAGTTACCCTCTGAAACTGATTGCCAAGAATGCAGGAGTAAATGGAAGCGTAGTTAGCGAGAAG GTGCTTTCTAACGATAATGTGAAGTTCGGTTACAATGCTGCAACCGGCAAGTACGAGGATCTAATGGCTGCAGGAATCATCGATCCAACTAAG GTTGTGAGATGTTGCTTGGAACATGCAGCTTCGGTTGCAAAGACATTCTTGATGTCTGACTGTGTCGTTGTTGAGATCAAGGAGCCTGAGCCAGTTCCCGTAGGCAACCCAATGGACAACTCAG GATATGGATACTGA
- the LOC125577231 gene encoding ruBisCO large subunit-binding protein subunit beta, chloroplastic isoform X2: MASTFTATSSIGSMVAPNAHKTDKKLMNKLSSSSFGRRQNVFPKLRRSSPAVVCAAKELHFNKDGTTIRKLQAGVNKLADLVGVTLGPKGRNVVLESKYGSPRIVNDGVTVAREVELEDPVENIGAKLVRQAAAKTNDLAGDGTTTSVVLAQGFIAEGVKVVAAGANPVLITRGIEKTAKALVAELKKMSKEVEDSELADVAAVSAGNNAEIGSMIAEAMSRVGRKGVVTLEEGKSAENALYVVEGMQFDRGYVSPYFVTDSEKMSVEFDNCKLLLVDKKITNARDLVGVLEDAIRGGYPILIIAEDIEQEALATLVVNKLRGTLKIAALKAPGFGERKSQYLDDIAILTGATVIREEVGLSLDKAGKEVLGHAAKVVLTKETSTIVGDGSTQDAVQKRVTQIKNLIEQAEQDYEKEKLNERIAKLSGGVAVIQVGAQTETELKEKKLRVEDALNATKAAVEEGIVVGGGCTLLRLASKVDAIKAALDNDEEKVGADIVKRALSYPLKLIAKNAGVNGSVVSEKVLSNDNVKFGYNAATGKYEDLMAAGIIDPTKVVRCCLEHAASVAKTFLMSDCVVVEIKEPEPVPVGNPMDNSGYGY; encoded by the exons ATGGCATCAACCTTCACTGCAACGTCTTCCATTGGCTCCATGGTTGCTCCAAATGCCCACAAAACGGATAAGAAGCTTATGAACAAGTTGTCTTCAAGCTCTTTCGGGAGGAGGCAGAACGTGTTCCCCAAGCTCAGAAGATCCAGTCCTGCAGTTGTATGTGCAGCCAAGGAGTTGCATTTCAACAAAGACGGGACTACCATCAGGAAGCTTCAA GCTGGTGTCAACAAGCTTGCAGACCTTGTTGGTGTTACACTTGGACCTAAAGGGCGAAATGTTGTTCTTGAGAGCAAGTATGGATCGCCAAGAATTGTTAATGATGGTGTGACTGTTGCAAGGGAG GTTGAATTGGAAGACCCTGTTGAGAACATTGGTGCTAAACTTGTTAGGCAAGCAGCTGCCAAGACCAATGACCTGGCCGGTGATGGTACCACAACATCTGTGGTTCTTGCACAAGGTTTTATTGCTGAGGGTGTCAAG GTGGTGGCTGCTGGTGCAAACCCTGTATTGATCACTAGAGGCATTGAGAAGACAGCAAAGGCTTTGGTAGCCGAGCTCAAGAAAATGTCTAAAGAG GTTGAAGACAGTGAGCTTGCGGATGTGGCAGCTGTTAGTGCGGGTAACAATGCAGAAATTGGAAGTATGATCGCTGAAGCAATGAGCAGAGTGGGCAGGAAGGGTGTGGTGACACTTGAGGAGGGTAAAAGTGCCGAGAACGCTCTCTACGTAGTGGAAGGAATGCAGTTTGATCGCGGTTATGTCTCTCCTTACTTTGTGACAGACAGTGAGAAAATGTCAGTGGAGTTCGACAATTGCAAG TTGCTTCTTGTTGACAAGAAAATTACCAACGCAAGGGATCTTGTTGGTGTTCTGGAGGATGCAATTAGAGGAGGATACCCAATTTTAATTATCGCAGAAGACATTGAGCAGGAGGCGTTAGCGACCCTTGTTGTTAATAAGCTTAGAGGCACACTGAAGATTGCAGCTCTCAAAGCACCAGGATTTGGAGAGCGCAAGAGCCAATACCTTGATGATATTGCCATCCTCACTGGAG CGACTGTGATTCGTGAGGAAGTTGGTCTTTCACTTGACAAAGCTGGAAAAGAGGTTCTTGGACATGCAGCAAAGGTTGTCCTCACTAAGGAGACTTCGACCATTGTGGGTGATGGGAGCACACAAGACGCAGTGCAAAAGCGTGTTACACAAATTAAGAACCTTATTGAG CAAGCAGAGCAAGACTATGAGAAGGAAAAATTGAATGAGAGAATTGCAAAGCTCTCTGGTGGAGTTGCTGTGATTCAG GTCGGAGCACAAACTGAGACAGAACTCAAAGAGAAGAAACTGAGAGTTGAAGATGCTCTTAATGCTACAAag GCTGCTGTTGAGGAAGGAATTGTCGTTGGTGGTGGTTGTACTCTGCTTCGTCTTGCTTCCAAGGTTGATGCCATTAAAGCCGCCCTTGACAATGATGAAGAAAAG GTTGGAGCGGACATTGTGAAAAGAGCACTGAGTTACCCTCTGAAACTGATTGCCAAGAATGCAGGAGTAAATGGAAGCGTAGTTAGCGAGAAG GTGCTTTCTAACGATAATGTGAAGTTCGGTTACAATGCTGCAACCGGCAAGTACGAGGATCTAATGGCTGCAGGAATCATCGATCCAACTAAG GTTGTGAGATGTTGCTTGGAACATGCAGCTTCGGTTGCAAAGACATTCTTGATGTCTGACTGTGTCGTTGTTGAGATCAAGGAGCCTGAGCCAGTTCCCGTAGGCAACCCAATGGACAACTCAG GATATGGATACTGA
- the LOC125577228 gene encoding 2-oxoisovalerate dehydrogenase subunit beta 1, mitochondrial isoform X2, which yields MASLLGRFCRKLVVPGSAHGSRMISTTACDSEAVKSLNLYSAINQALHIALETDPRSYVFGEDVGFGGVFRCTTGLAERFGKNRVFNTPLCEQGIVGFGIGLAAMGNRAVVEIQFADYIYPAFDQIVNEAAKFRYRSGNQFNCGGLTIRAPYGAVGHGGHYHSQSPEAFFCHVPGIKVVIPRSPREAKGLLLSSIRDPNPVVFFEPKWLYRQAVEEVPEHDYMIPLSQAEVIREGNDITLVGWGAQLTVMEQACLDAEKEGISCELIDLKTLLPWDKETVEASVKKTGRLLISHEAPVTGGFGAEISATILERCFLKLEAPVSRVCGLDTPFPLVFEPFYMPTKNKILDAIKSTVNY from the exons ATGGCGTCTCTTTTAGGCAGATTCTGCCGGAAACTAGTTGTTCCGGGCTCTGCTCACGGATCACGGATGATTTCCACGACGGCGTGTGATTCAGAAGCCGTGAAGTCGTTGAACCTATACTCAGCGATCAACCAAGCTCTTCACATCGCCTTGGAAACCGATCCTCG CTCTTACGTATTTGGGGAAGATGTTGGCTTTGGTGGAGTCTTTCGCTGCACAACAGGATTAGCTGAACGGTTCGGGAAGAACCGTGTCTTCAACACTCCTCTTTGTGAGCAA GGCATTGTTGGATTTGGTATTGGTCTAGCAGCAATG GGAAACCGAGCAGTTGTAGAAATTCAATTTGCAGACTATATTTATCCTGCTTTTGATCAG ATTGTTAATGAAGCTGCAAAGTTCAGATACCGAAGTGGTAACCAATTCAACTGTGGAG GACTTACAATAAGAGCACCGTATGGGGCTGTTGGTCATGGTGGACATTACCATTCACAATCACCTGAGGCTTTCTTCTGCCATGTCCCTGGTATTAAAGTTGTTATCCCTCGGAGTCCACGAGAAGCCAAGGGGCTGTTGTTGTCCTCTATCCGTGATCCAAATCCTGTTGTCTTCTTTGAACCAAAG TGGCTGTATCGTCAAGCAGTAGAAGAAGTTCCAGAGCATGACTATATGATACCTTTATCACAGGCCGAG GTTATTAGAGAAGGCAATGACATAACGCTTGTTGGATGGGGAGCTCAGCTTACTGTGATGGAACAAGCTTGTCTGGACGCGGAAAAG GAAGGAATATCATGTGAACTGATAGATCTCAAGACTCTGTTGCCTTGGGACAAAGAAACAGTTGAGGCCTCCGTTAAAAAGACTGGCAGGCTTCTT ATAAGCCATGAAGCTCCTGTGACAGGAGGTTTTGGAGCAGAGATCTCTGCAACAATCCTCGAACGTTGCTTCTTGAAG TTAGAAGCACCAGTAAGCAGAGTTTGTGGTTTGGACACACCATTCCCTCTTGTGTTTGAGCCATTCTACATGCCCACCAAGAACAAG ATATTGGATGCAATCAAGTCCACTGTTAATTACTAG
- the LOC125577228 gene encoding 2-oxoisovalerate dehydrogenase subunit beta 1, mitochondrial isoform X1: protein MASLLGRFCRKLVVPGSAHGSRMISTTACDSEAVKSLNLYSAINQALHIALETDPRSYVFGEDVGFGGVFRCTTGLAERFGKNRVFNTPLCEQGIVGFGIGLAAMGNRAVVEIQFADYIYPAFDQVKRVFPTLEFDFSTAEFLIRGFNSQIVNEAAKFRYRSGNQFNCGGLTIRAPYGAVGHGGHYHSQSPEAFFCHVPGIKVVIPRSPREAKGLLLSSIRDPNPVVFFEPKWLYRQAVEEVPEHDYMIPLSQAEVIREGNDITLVGWGAQLTVMEQACLDAEKEGISCELIDLKTLLPWDKETVEASVKKTGRLLISHEAPVTGGFGAEISATILERCFLKLEAPVSRVCGLDTPFPLVFEPFYMPTKNKILDAIKSTVNY from the exons ATGGCGTCTCTTTTAGGCAGATTCTGCCGGAAACTAGTTGTTCCGGGCTCTGCTCACGGATCACGGATGATTTCCACGACGGCGTGTGATTCAGAAGCCGTGAAGTCGTTGAACCTATACTCAGCGATCAACCAAGCTCTTCACATCGCCTTGGAAACCGATCCTCG CTCTTACGTATTTGGGGAAGATGTTGGCTTTGGTGGAGTCTTTCGCTGCACAACAGGATTAGCTGAACGGTTCGGGAAGAACCGTGTCTTCAACACTCCTCTTTGTGAGCAA GGCATTGTTGGATTTGGTATTGGTCTAGCAGCAATG GGAAACCGAGCAGTTGTAGAAATTCAATTTGCAGACTATATTTATCCTGCTTTTGATCAGGTAAAAAGAGTGTTCCCCACCTTAGAGTTTGATTTTTCTACTGCTGAGTTTCTGATAAGAGGTTTTAACTCACAGATTGTTAATGAAGCTGCAAAGTTCAGATACCGAAGTGGTAACCAATTCAACTGTGGAG GACTTACAATAAGAGCACCGTATGGGGCTGTTGGTCATGGTGGACATTACCATTCACAATCACCTGAGGCTTTCTTCTGCCATGTCCCTGGTATTAAAGTTGTTATCCCTCGGAGTCCACGAGAAGCCAAGGGGCTGTTGTTGTCCTCTATCCGTGATCCAAATCCTGTTGTCTTCTTTGAACCAAAG TGGCTGTATCGTCAAGCAGTAGAAGAAGTTCCAGAGCATGACTATATGATACCTTTATCACAGGCCGAG GTTATTAGAGAAGGCAATGACATAACGCTTGTTGGATGGGGAGCTCAGCTTACTGTGATGGAACAAGCTTGTCTGGACGCGGAAAAG GAAGGAATATCATGTGAACTGATAGATCTCAAGACTCTGTTGCCTTGGGACAAAGAAACAGTTGAGGCCTCCGTTAAAAAGACTGGCAGGCTTCTT ATAAGCCATGAAGCTCCTGTGACAGGAGGTTTTGGAGCAGAGATCTCTGCAACAATCCTCGAACGTTGCTTCTTGAAG TTAGAAGCACCAGTAAGCAGAGTTTGTGGTTTGGACACACCATTCCCTCTTGTGTTTGAGCCATTCTACATGCCCACCAAGAACAAG ATATTGGATGCAATCAAGTCCACTGTTAATTACTAG
- the LOC106358621 gene encoding beta-amylase 5-like: protein MEDINRKEKLFLNYVPVYIVLPLFGIVAKDNKHAELETTERNLKRLKKEACIDGVMVDVWWGIVESKAPKEYNWNGYKELFKMVKRLELKIHAIMSFHKSSQNRKTTSLPSWVVQVGKENPDIYYTDRKGFRNDECLSLGVDNEPLFDDVNGTKRTAIQIYSDYMNSFKENMAEFLEDGVIGAIEVGLGPNGELCYPSFPSDQRWTFPGIGEFQCYDKYLKKDFENAAKKAGHSMLDLSKEDFGDYNSKPDETTFFKENGTYTTEKGEFFLEWYSNKLIFHGDQILREANKIFTGLKIDLVAKVSGVHWLYYHPSHGAELTAGYYNLYDRDGYRPIARMLYKRNCFLNFSCLEMKYYNYSEEALSAPEELVKAVLSKAWKEGIEVIGANTSEIKNAEGYNQVLLNARPNGSNPKGKPKLKVHSFMYLRLSETIFSRNYDMFKKFVRNMHADQDYCGDAEKYAHKVESNSAITIEEILAATKSSGSFKWDEETEAKVDG from the exons ATGGAAGACATAAATCGCAAGGAAAAGCTTTTTCTCAACTACGTTCCTGTCTACATTGTGCTTCCTCTT TTTGGAATAGTGGCTAAAGATAACAAACACGCAGAATTAGAAACTACAGAAAGGAACTTGAAGCGTCTCAAGAAGGAGGCTTGCATCGATGGTGTGATGGTCGATGTGTGGTGGGGGATCGTCGAGTCCAAAGCCCCCAAGGAATATAACTGGAACGGTTACAAAGAGCTGTTTAAGATGGTCAAGCGTTTGGAACTCAAAATCCATGCCATTATGTCTTTCCACAAGAGCAGCCAAAACAGAAAAACCACCTCTCTGCCGAGCTGGGTAGTCCAAGTTGGCAAAGAGAATCCCGATATCTATTACACCGACCGCAAAGGCTTTCGAAATGACGAGTGCCTCAGCCTTGGGGTCGATAATGAACCTCTCTTTGATGATGTAAATGGTACAAAACGTACTGCCATACAG ATATACAGTGACTACATGAATAGCTTCAAAGAAAACATGGCAGAGTTTCTAGAAGACGGTGTGATAGGGGCAATTGAAGTAGGCCTAGGACCCAATGGAGAACTTTGTTACCCTTCGTTTCCATCAGATCAAAGGTGGACATTTCCCGGCATTGGAGAATTTCAG TGCTACGACAAATACTTGAAGAAAGATTTCGAGAATGCAGCAAAGAAGGCAGGACACTCGATGTTGGATCTTTCAAAAGAAGATTTTGGAGATTACAACAGCAAGCCAGATGAAACTACATTTTTCAAGGAAAATGGGACATACACAACGGAGAAGGGGGAGTTCTTCTTGGAATGGTACTCCAACAAACTTATCTTCCATGGTGATCAAATCCTAAGAGAAGCCAACAAGATCTTCACCGGCCTCAAAATTGACTTGGTTGCCAAG GTTTCAGGAGTTCACTGGCTGTACTACCATCCCAGCCACGGGGCAGAACTAACTGCTGGTTATTACAACCTTTATGACAGAGATGGTTACCGTCCGATCGCTAGGATGCTATACAAACGCAACTGCTTTCTCAACTTTAGTTGCCTTGAGATGAAATATTACAACTATTCAGAGGAAGCCTTATCTGCTCCCGAAGAACTTGTTAAAGCG GTCTTGAGCAAAGCGTGGAAAGAAGGCATAGAAGTGATTGGTGCAAACACATCGGAAATTAAAAATGCGGAAGGTTACAACCAGGTTCTTCTTAATGCAAGACCAAACGGTTCTAACCCGAAGGGAAAGCCAAAACTCAAAGTGCACAGTTTCATGTACCTGCGATTGTCGGAAACAATTTTTAGTAGAAACTATGACATGTTCAAGAAGTTTGTGAGGAACATGCATGCAGATCAA GATTACTGTGGAGATGCAGAGAAGTATGCCCATAAGGTCGAGTCGAATTCAGCGATCACCATTGAGGAAATATTGGCTGCCACCAAGTCAAGTGGATCATTCAAGTGGGACGAGGAGACCGAAGCTAAGGTTGATGGTTGA